The Anastrepha ludens isolate Willacy chromosome 2, idAnaLude1.1, whole genome shotgun sequence DNA window ggacctgctgcgcaatccactgtggttgttgcggcctgatggtggtgggcggccgctcctccgggggcggtagtgggtacagagctctgcagcagggggcaacgtaggcagttgtccactcacgggtggtgcgcaggccggaacatctccgaaaatggcaccagccattgcaagaattgcactggactgataccagattccgaggtattacggcctgacacacggaacagactgtgcgggggaccaggagctgctggtttgtccccgcactggggttggagcaggaaggaagGGGAGGGGTTGAAGGGTAGTTGtcttgctccgataggctcctcgccgtggaggtgtgggtagtggtggcggttggtagtgccggcctatcagggggtgtattagccgtggaggcatcagacgcctgctggcgggagcaacacgtggccacataccgtgtggaccactccctatgtgaCTTAAGACCCGAGCAAGTCTTAAGGTGgttccacccgttgcacttgttacacctaaccgaggtggagttcgggtgaagccgtttgtggcagacgcagcagtagaatacttctggcccagggttggattcgattccagctctgaggagaagtatttggagcaggattgctgcgagagtttgctcctgtgacgtaaggggtgggatgATATGggtttcactagacagggctagtatactggggcggcagcccttggtcgggaaaaacccgagtcattccggtacgtagaaccggctgccatgggaaccTTATATACCATATTATGTATCGGCTCATACTATACGACGattgcacttaaaaaaattcgaaaatggcgacaaaaaaaaaggaaatgctaTATATACATTCTTCAGTACCTCTACGACTAAGGCGAAAAGTCGAAGTAGACAGCCAAAACACAAATTGTTACAATACTTATGGGCCCAATAAAGTATCCTATGCAAGAGCGAAACGATGGTTCCAATGATTTCGTTCTGGTAAACTGCACGTCGAAGATGGAAATCGGGCGATCGGACCGACATGTTCCTTTGCCAGGAATTTAAGATTAACTACGTATGTGTACCACACGAATTAACCTAAAGAAAACCAAAACGAACTCAACCCATTTTTGATACCTTATTTTACTTGTGGTACAAAACGGGTTTCAAGAGAGGCTTATGAAAATGAGCTGCTAAAATTGTTTACCAATATGGACGAGGGCTTCTTCAATCACCGAGTTATGTCATTGCCAAAGTGGACAAAAGTTACGGCACATGTTTGACTTAAATCggatatttgtatttatgttaACCTTGTCTTTGAAACAAAGCGAAAATATGCTCGAGGCCCTCAAATAGCTAGCCTACAGCGCTTGAGCAAAGGCAAAGAAACGTTGCTGGCGACAATTAAGGTAATTGACCGGTCGATTCTAAATTAAGCAGCGCCCATCTGGGCACCTGGAACTAATGACCCACTAATGACCTAGGCAAATAGACTCCCCTGCAGGAACTTAATGGAGGCCGACGCATTGCTAGGCACGTCAGGAGCCATCTCCTCAATCTGACTGACGAGATCCGGAGCTTAACGCAGTATCCACTGGGCCCCTCAGTATAACCAACCTCCCGTATGTCGTCGTCGGAGTCCAACTACTACCCATTTCAGACGAAAAGCTCTAACTGCCTCGTGAGACCCGCGTTAGTTCGGCAGAATAGACACATTGACTTGATATTGTAACAGCTTCGACTCCTACCTattcagaatcgaccccgacatactcagCATATGTCCGGATGTGAAGGTACTCCACACGGCACTAACTATCCATCCTCGTACTCACTTAAGCCCACTCATCTAATACCTCTCTTCCTTTGGACCTACCCCGTAGAATTACCTGATCAAAAGATttggttaaataaattaaaatagctAAGGTAGGAaggtaaaaaactaaaatatagttatttacataattttatagacatGCCATTTTCAACAGCCCACTGAGTGCACATATTAATGCATGCTGCTTTAGTATTCGTTCagtgtacaaataaataagcATTCAAAGCATATTCAACTGCATTATAACGGTTGTGATGTAATAGATTCAAGAAAAAGGGGAGTGAAGGCGATGTCGCCATCTTTTGTCACCGTCCATATTATGtcgtaatacatacatatgtatgcattaagATGAAAATTAAGTGTATACTTGAAAAACCAATAACGAGCTTTCCAACACAACTTAAATGTGTGAATTATCTAGCAGCAGTAAACTACTGTATCACTCACCCGAACAAAATCCGCATCATATCCAGTCTGATAACAAGGTTGGATATCAGTTTCCAATAGAAGATGTAACATTTTCCCCTTACTTGACCCCGATAAACGCTCCAACAAATCTGCTGGAGCAGGTGAATGCGCAAAAGGTAGCAACATAGTGTCTGCTGACGCCGTACACTCTCCAAATGATATCCAAGGCATTAGTTGAACCACTTGCAATGGTGATAGACAACAACCGCGATGCTCGCCATTTAACCAGAGTATTTCGGAAACACGCGCTGCATTGCGATTATAGCAGAAATCCGACGCCGCTAATGTTGGATCTTCATGCAAATGGGGGaagaatttgtacaaaattacttCTGattttatatgtgaacgtaaaaGTAATTAGCCTTACCAAAACCATCATCCGTTCCTGCTGGCAACGTATAAAAGGCGACGCTCGTCTTTTGAGCTAATTGCTGGCAAATTTTAACACAGACATTCTTGATACGCCAAGACTGCAGAAAAGTCGCAGTcgcataaaataaagtcaacatTTTAGTACCGCTTTGGAAGTTTTAGGAATGCCTTTGACGATGTAAGGAATAGCTAAATAATGAATGTACTATTCTCGTTGCCACGGAACTTTTAACgttaataatgatttttttattgctatacCTTAACACAAGCAATTTTTAAGCAATTATAATGCACTTTATCATGCCGTTGAATTTATTTCAGTAGAGCTAGGAGAGtatttgcttgttgacaaaaatttgggaaaagaaTCGAGTTTCGTAATTGTTGTTATTTCCGTTTCCAAAGCAAAGCAGACCTTTGGATGTGCTCCTTGCATTACGTTCTTACCTTTACCGTTGCATATAATGAATGCGTTTACGATGAAGCCTCGCTcatatttttcgataatttagTTGTCATCTACTCTACTCTTTCTACATCACCCGCTTTCCtttgacacaaattttttatatatttttcaccaCTGACATTTGTTGTCACTGATTTCAGAGCTGATTTCTTATCACTAGAAAGGCtttctttttgttgtattaaacaGCCGGCACTTCCAACTTAAGATTTGAGAAAAACAGAACGGATGAAAGtcggaaaaaaaacaaaactaggtGTTTAGTTTGGCTGGAAGTACTAACAGTGCTTACAAACTAAGATGCGAAAATTTGCAAGACAAAAACAGGCATGAGTCAAAACCATACAAATTGGCACCATttttatacgtacatacatgcaatTCTGAAGTTTAAGATCTAACTTCgacaatattaaacaaaaagggTGAATTTTTCCAACGCAGCAGCAAAAagcctttttatttaaataaaattaccccATAAGATATCGCCTagcaataaataagaaaatcatGCCGGTAAATATAAGAATTATTATTTGGTGTGAAAAATCTGAATCTCGGTTGGGGTGGGGTCATGATAAATAATCAGAATCAAAGCCATTATGTATATTGATGTTATtcttttcataaactttttagGCATATCATTCTCAGTTTAAGGAGTTTCCCCAAGTGGTAGGAAACATGGCAATTTTGCCTTTACGCACCCAGGCTCGCGGTCCTGCTCCTAGTGCCAATATCGAAAACGATATCATTGATGAGTCACTTTACTACTTTAAAGCAAACGTGTTCTTCCGAACTTATGAAATAAAGGTAATGTACGCATTTTGTATAGTTATAAAATGAAATCGCTTTATAtattaaagttgtattttagtCCGAGGTTGATCGTGTACTCATTTACATTACACTCTACATAACCGAATGTTTGAAGCGCTTGCAACGATGCAGTAATAAAAACCAAGGGAATCAAGAAATGTACAGCTTAGCGATATCAAAGTTTGATATACCCGGAGACGCCGGGTTTCCGTTGAATGCTGTCTACGCTAGGCCACAAAATACACAGGAAGCTGGTAAGCAACTTactcttaattttgtataaatatcaTACTTTTCCACATCTAACCCTTACAGATTTAATGCGTCAATATTTTCTTCAACTCCGTCATGAAATTGGTAATCGCGTTTGTGAAAAAGTCTTTAATACTGAAGATGGCAAGCCAAACAAATGGTGGATTTGTTTTGCTAAGAAAAAGTTCATGGAGAAATCTTTATCCGGTCCCGGACAATAAATATCAATACATGTTTTGTATAAAGTGTACTCCATATTAATTCCATTTTGATGCATGTTTAAAAACTGTGTAGTaccaaaacttataaaaattgtatgtatattagttgAATTTTCAGCCGTAAAGAAATATACAAAGTTAAATTTCAACTTTTCTAGACAGTCACACCGTCTTTCAAGAATATGTTTGCGTTGAGCATTATTTACgcatttattgaaataaaggTTCCATATAACTAATTTAATAATGGTTAAGAGCTTGAACTTTTGCGACTCAAATTATTTAACGGTATAAGTGGTCGGCCTGCAAATTAGACGCAATCTCAGATTCCCACTTGTCACCATTGCAAAGTAGCTTTTCCTTGTTGTACAACAATTCTTCATGAGTTTCCGTTGAGAACTCAAAATTAGGTCCCTCTACAATGGCATCGACTGGACAAGCCTCCTAAAAATAGATGAATTAATaaactttattaattgtttttttcacataaataccTGGCAAAAACCACAGTAGATACACTTGGTCATATCAATGTCATAACGCGTGGTACGTCTGCTCCCATCCGATCGTGTTTTTGCTTCAATAGTGATGGCTTGTGCTGGACAAATAGCCTCACACAACTTGCAGGCAATGCATCGTTCCTCACCACTAGGATACCGCCGAAGTGCATGCTCACCACGGAATCGTGGGCTCAAGGGTCCCTTTTCAAAGGGGTAATTAATAGTTGCTGGTTCTTTAAATATATGCGCTAAAGTGACAGCAAAACCACGAAACAGTTCTCCTAAAAACAATGTTGTTGCGGCGCGATCGGTGATCTCGTTCATTTCCATGCTCAAATCCTTGTTGTTGACATAGACATATCCTTTCGGGACAGGCACTATATCCTTACCGGGAGTACTCAAGCGGAGGCTGGTACCAAACATACGCTGACCTGtgacatttttacaatattaaatttaattattggcAGTTTCTCCAAGATATGACATAACTTCCATAACCTCAACCATTTGGCGACCAAatgaaatttacataattccaaTTGATATTTTGCTAATGAAAGACTTACCATTTCGCGAAAGTATGAAAACTTTAGCTGGTAATGACATTTTGACTGCAAAACAAGTTCCaaccttcaaattttttatttagatgcCTATTTCGTGCGATTTGCTACAACCAATGcctgaaaacaatttttacccTCCTTGTTTCTTTGTCATTCTTTGACTAATTAACGTCATCGGAGTTTGTTGTGTTCCCTTGTTCGTCTAATAACTTCCAATATATTGCCTGTGCTGCCAAATTTGAACAGTgccaattagaaaaaaatctgtAGCTAATTTGGagtaatttttgctaaaaattcagTCATGAAAgcatataaacattttattttagagtattaaaaaaaaaaattctgataaaaatacATTTGATTCCCTTTGTCTATGTTTAAGAGGAACATagacaaaaaggaaaaaaaaatttacctccAAAAGACCGGAGTCGAAGTGGATAATTGAATTGTATCAAAAAGCGCTgag harbors:
- the LOC128865070 gene encoding actin-related protein 2/3 complex subunit 3, with protein sequence MPAYHSQFKEFPQVVGNMAILPLRTQARGPAPSANIENDIIDESLYYFKANVFFRTYEIKSEVDRVLIYITLYITECLKRLQRCSNKNQGNQEMYSLAISKFDIPGDAGFPLNAVYARPQNTQEADLMRQYFLQLRHEIGNRVCEKVFNTEDGKPNKWWICFAKKKFMEKSLSGPGQ
- the LOC128865066 gene encoding NADH dehydrogenase (ubiquinone) 23 kDa subunit → MSLPAKVFILSRNGQRMFGTSLRLSTPGKDIVPVPKGYVYVNNKDLSMEMNEITDRAATTLFLGELFRGFAVTLAHIFKEPATINYPFEKGPLSPRFRGEHALRRYPSGEERCIACKLCEAICPAQAITIEAKTRSDGSRRTTRYDIDMTKCIYCGFCQEACPVDAIVEGPNFEFSTETHEELLYNKEKLLCNGDKWESEIASNLQADHLYR